In a genomic window of Streptomyces sp. SJL17-4:
- a CDS encoding DUF4240 domain-containing protein yields the protein MNEDAFWALIDELSRRTGDLEERTEWLRAELLRRPPAESVEFQVRLDDACEVAGTRALWRAANRIESGACSDDGFHYFTLWLVGQGRKVYDSVVADPDALADVPGIRALVGRHPDEWDDDEWPEWEGLDYVAQDAYDELTGQEDDDGEEFDDAVDERAEELADELSGDFEEEWEEGGETRGSRPEGVAASRLAALFPLGTPGS from the coding sequence ATGAACGAAGACGCCTTCTGGGCCCTCATCGACGAGTTGAGCCGCCGCACCGGTGACCTGGAGGAGCGGACGGAGTGGCTGCGGGCGGAGTTGCTCCGGCGCCCGCCGGCCGAGAGTGTGGAGTTCCAGGTGCGTCTCGACGACGCCTGCGAGGTCGCGGGCACGCGCGCGCTGTGGCGCGCCGCGAACCGGATCGAGAGCGGAGCCTGCAGCGACGACGGCTTCCACTACTTCACCCTCTGGCTGGTCGGGCAGGGGAGGAAGGTGTACGACTCGGTCGTCGCCGACCCCGACGCGCTGGCCGACGTGCCGGGGATACGGGCCCTGGTGGGCCGGCACCCGGACGAGTGGGACGACGACGAGTGGCCGGAGTGGGAGGGGCTCGACTACGTCGCGCAGGACGCGTACGACGAGCTGACCGGCCAGGAGGACGACGACGGCGAGGAGTTCGACGACGCCGTCGACGAACGTGCCGAGGAGCTCGCGGACGAGCTCTCGGGGGACTTCGAGGAGGAGTGGGAAGAAGGCGGCGAGACACGGGGCTCCCGTCCGGAGGGGGTGGCGGCATCCCGGCTCGCCGCCCTCTTCCCGCTCGGCACGCCCGGCTCCTAG
- a CDS encoding lysozyme — protein MRVHRSGTTLAGAALAALALLVPLAASAGATQAPGAGQTPPRGSASMGMGVLEHDGRGTAPGGASAQAVQTEGVDVSSHQGNVAWSTLWNSGVKWAYVKATEGTYYKNTYFNQQYTGSYNVGMIRGTYHFATPDTTTGAAQADYFVNNGGGWSKDGKTLPGVLDIEWNPYGATCYGKTQAGMVAWIRDFVNRYKVRTGRDAVIYTATSWWTQCTGNSSAFATTNPLWIARYASTVGELPAGWQYYTMWQYTSSGPTVGDHNHFNGDLSRVQALANG, from the coding sequence ATGCGTGTGCACAGATCCGGAACGACCCTCGCCGGCGCCGCGCTCGCGGCCCTGGCCCTTCTCGTCCCCCTCGCCGCGTCCGCCGGAGCCACCCAGGCCCCGGGCGCCGGCCAGACACCCCCGCGCGGTTCCGCCAGCATGGGCATGGGCGTCCTCGAGCACGACGGGCGCGGCACCGCTCCTGGTGGCGCCTCCGCGCAGGCCGTCCAGACCGAAGGCGTGGACGTCTCCAGCCACCAGGGCAACGTCGCCTGGTCCACCCTGTGGAACAGCGGCGTCAAGTGGGCCTACGTCAAGGCGACGGAGGGCACCTACTACAAGAACACCTACTTCAACCAGCAGTACACCGGCTCGTACAACGTCGGCATGATCCGGGGCACGTACCACTTCGCGACCCCGGACACGACGACGGGCGCGGCCCAGGCCGACTACTTCGTCAACAACGGCGGCGGCTGGTCGAAGGACGGGAAGACGCTGCCCGGCGTGCTCGACATCGAGTGGAACCCGTACGGCGCGACCTGCTACGGCAAGACCCAGGCCGGGATGGTGGCCTGGATCCGCGACTTCGTGAACCGGTACAAGGTCAGGACCGGCCGGGACGCCGTGATCTACACGGCGACCAGCTGGTGGACGCAGTGCACCGGCAACTCCTCCGCCTTCGCCACGACCAACCCTCTGTGGATCGCGCGGTACGCGTCGACGGTGGGCGAACTCCCGGCCGGCTGGCAGTACTACACGATGTGGCAGTACACCTCCTCCGGCCCGACGGTCGGCGACCACAACCACTTCAACGGCGACCTCTCGCGGGTGCAGGCGCTGGCCAACGGCTGA
- a CDS encoding styrene monooxygenase/indole monooxygenase family protein, which yields MRKILIVGAGQSGLQLALGLQSSGYEVSLMSNRTADEIRSGRVMSTQCMFDTALQHERDLGLNFWESQAPRIEGLGVSVAAPDSTRAIDWVGKLDGYAQSVDQRVKMAGWMETFAQRGGQLVIHGAAVSDLDYFSRSYDLVLVAAGKGELVSMFGRDASRSPYSEPQRALAVAYVHGLGPRPEHPDFDAVRCNLVPGVGELFVMPTLTTGGRADILFWEGVPGGPLDAFKGVKDPAEHLSLTLELMEKFTPWEYARATKVELTDAGGTLAGRYAPTVRNPIGRLPGGGLVLGVADVVVANDPITGQGSNSASKCAAAYLAAIVEQGDKPFDEEWMQSAFDRYWQTAQHVTKWTNAMLGVPPEHVLNLIGAAGGLQPVADRFANGFNDPSDFENFFFDPEKTNAYLAAVAGA from the coding sequence ATGCGGAAGATACTCATAGTCGGCGCCGGCCAGTCCGGTCTGCAGCTCGCCCTCGGACTCCAGTCGTCGGGGTACGAGGTCAGCCTCATGTCGAACCGGACGGCGGACGAGATCCGGTCCGGCCGGGTCATGTCCACCCAGTGCATGTTCGACACCGCGCTCCAGCACGAGCGGGACCTCGGCCTCAACTTCTGGGAGTCCCAGGCACCGCGCATCGAGGGCCTCGGCGTCTCGGTCGCCGCGCCGGACTCCACGCGCGCGATCGACTGGGTCGGGAAGCTCGACGGGTACGCGCAGTCCGTCGACCAGCGGGTGAAGATGGCCGGCTGGATGGAGACCTTCGCCCAGCGCGGCGGCCAGCTGGTGATACACGGCGCGGCCGTCAGCGACCTGGACTACTTCTCGCGCAGTTACGACCTGGTGCTCGTCGCGGCGGGCAAGGGCGAGCTGGTCTCGATGTTCGGCCGGGACGCGTCCCGTTCGCCGTACAGCGAGCCGCAGCGCGCGCTGGCCGTCGCGTACGTCCACGGCCTCGGCCCGCGCCCGGAGCACCCGGACTTCGACGCGGTGCGGTGCAACCTGGTCCCGGGCGTGGGCGAGCTGTTCGTCATGCCGACGCTGACGACGGGCGGCCGCGCGGACATCCTCTTCTGGGAGGGCGTCCCCGGCGGCCCGCTCGACGCCTTCAAGGGCGTCAAGGACCCGGCGGAGCACCTCTCGCTGACCCTGGAACTGATGGAGAAGTTCACGCCCTGGGAGTACGCGCGGGCCACCAAGGTCGAACTGACCGACGCGGGCGGCACTCTCGCCGGCCGGTACGCGCCGACGGTCCGCAACCCGATCGGCCGGCTGCCCGGCGGCGGGCTGGTCCTCGGCGTGGCCGACGTGGTCGTGGCCAACGACCCGATCACCGGCCAGGGCTCGAACTCGGCGTCGAAGTGCGCGGCGGCGTACCTGGCGGCGATCGTCGAGCAGGGCGACAAGCCCTTCGACGAGGAGTGGATGCAGTCGGCCTTCGACCGCTACTGGCAGACGGCCCAGCACGTCACCAAGTGGACGAACGCGATGCTGGGCGTCCCGCCGGAGCACGTCCTGAACCTCATCGGCGCGGCGGGCGGCCTCCAGCCGGTCGCCGACCGCTTCGCGAACGGCTTCAACGACCCGTCGGACTTCGAGAACTTCTTCTTCGACCCCGAGAAGACGAACGCGTACCTGGCGGCGGTCGCGGGAGCCTGA
- a CDS encoding nitrate- and nitrite sensing domain-containing protein gives MRAPVQMKRPRSKNGTRSQTPGAVPTPDGAAAPAGRLPDGSATTGSTPDGSTPLGRPKRVRNRLVAGVALVGITVLAAGAPAVLAASTELNDSQSLVTLAELDRQAVTLAHSLADERDEVVAYIAAGRDSQNGDAKHRRQITSTRSTRVDRQIDEIRPAASAELRRDLAGVPSVRRTALTGKGTALEAHRAYSEVIAKLQALADELADRTPARASGTALTEATRAPAALGRAVEQASATRGLLLAALSVPQPEPTGEVHYDVETGTYVPDVPEGTAEAERARDTLAAAAQQARVRELAALGDFDQAAGTVARDAIATTVAGPDVKSAERSLASLTDQPRLTETERETDPAGLDAALSSRIEQMRGVESRLAAERVEHFVALRDDDVTALELRIAFLGGCLLVAVGISTYVARTLTRPLAVLRLGAARLAAAPEPGAEELVRFTGRNDEFAQVVRSLNTLHGKLTGLAAHTERLTDGHTDLAAAKEALGAELATQRAELQGRVALLTADLERFRSTVHHTFVNLSLRSLGLVERQLGVIEKLEEREQDPDRLATLFKLDHMATVMRRHSENLLVLAGHEHVHGHAGPVPLVDVLRAAVSEIERYERVTIQSLPPHAQIAGFAADDLSHLIAELLENATSFSPPDAEVQLSGWLLESGEVMLSVQDTGIGMTASRLAELNARLAEADPAAFEGEGLGMRVIALLAARHGVRVELREQQQGGTAAVVVLPQPLLPTALPATVTEPVRVAGAAPTLHLPGSVAEANSNTLPSRNRDPLVEAAERAFLAAEVTAAREQREQEPTEEPAREPEEPTREPEAQAAYEPEPQERSYEPRPTDDEPEPAYDEPAPAYDEPEPAYDEPEFIHDGPAPHDEPAPLGQSVSETTLQVRLPDPPPEPDAHERAADEKPQAPTAPEPVVDPPVPGPRTPQGERVTDKGLPKRTPQVVRPAGPATTTPRQGGVDAEALRRRLGGFHQGAKAGRRDVEAEMETARIDDVRTARTEEMTGDTVEEARS, from the coding sequence ATGCGAGCACCGGTGCAGATGAAGCGGCCTCGGAGCAAGAACGGCACGCGGAGCCAGACCCCCGGTGCGGTGCCGACCCCGGACGGCGCCGCGGCGCCCGCCGGCCGCCTCCCCGACGGCAGCGCGACCACCGGCAGCACCCCCGACGGCAGCACCCCCCTCGGTCGCCCCAAGCGCGTCCGCAACCGTCTCGTCGCGGGTGTCGCCCTCGTCGGCATCACGGTCCTCGCCGCCGGAGCGCCCGCGGTCCTCGCCGCCTCCACCGAGCTCAACGACTCCCAGAGCCTGGTCACCCTCGCCGAACTCGACCGGCAGGCCGTCACCCTGGCCCACTCGCTCGCCGACGAGCGCGACGAGGTCGTCGCCTACATCGCCGCCGGCCGCGACTCCCAGAACGGCGACGCCAAGCACAGGCGCCAGATCACCAGCACGAGGTCGACCCGGGTCGACCGCCAGATCGACGAGATCCGGCCCGCCGCCTCCGCCGAGCTCCGCCGCGACCTCGCCGGCGTCCCCTCCGTCCGCCGGACCGCCCTCACCGGCAAGGGCACGGCCCTGGAGGCCCACCGGGCGTACTCGGAGGTGATCGCCAAGCTCCAGGCCCTCGCCGACGAGCTGGCCGACAGGACCCCGGCCCGCGCCTCCGGCACCGCGCTCACCGAGGCCACCCGCGCCCCCGCCGCCCTCGGCCGCGCCGTCGAACAGGCCTCCGCCACCCGCGGCCTGCTCCTCGCCGCGCTCTCCGTGCCGCAGCCCGAGCCCACCGGCGAGGTCCACTACGACGTCGAGACCGGCACCTACGTCCCCGACGTGCCCGAGGGCACCGCCGAGGCCGAGCGCGCCCGCGACACCCTCGCCGCCGCGGCCCAGCAGGCCCGGGTCCGTGAGCTCGCCGCCCTCGGCGACTTCGACCAGGCCGCGGGCACCGTCGCCCGTGACGCGATCGCCACGACCGTCGCCGGCCCCGACGTCAAGAGCGCCGAGCGCTCCCTCGCCTCCCTCACCGACCAGCCCCGGCTGACGGAGACCGAGCGCGAGACCGACCCGGCCGGCCTGGACGCCGCGCTGTCCTCCCGGATCGAGCAGATGCGCGGCGTCGAGTCCCGGCTCGCCGCCGAGCGGGTCGAGCACTTCGTCGCCCTCCGGGACGACGACGTCACCGCCCTCGAACTGCGCATCGCCTTCCTCGGAGGCTGTCTGCTCGTCGCGGTCGGCATCTCCACGTACGTCGCCCGCACCCTCACCCGGCCGCTCGCCGTCCTCCGGCTCGGCGCCGCCCGGCTGGCCGCCGCCCCCGAGCCCGGCGCCGAGGAGCTGGTCCGCTTCACCGGCCGCAACGACGAGTTCGCGCAGGTCGTCCGCTCCCTCAACACCCTGCACGGCAAGCTCACGGGCCTCGCCGCGCACACCGAGCGGCTCACCGACGGGCACACCGACCTGGCCGCCGCCAAGGAGGCCCTCGGCGCCGAGCTCGCCACCCAGCGGGCCGAGCTCCAGGGCCGGGTCGCCCTCCTCACCGCCGACCTCGAACGGTTCAGGAGCACCGTCCACCACACCTTCGTCAACCTCTCGCTGCGCAGCCTCGGGCTCGTCGAGCGACAGCTCGGCGTCATCGAGAAGCTGGAGGAGCGCGAGCAGGACCCGGACCGCCTCGCGACCCTCTTCAAGCTCGACCACATGGCGACCGTCATGCGCCGCCACAGCGAGAACCTCCTCGTCCTCGCCGGCCACGAGCACGTCCACGGCCACGCCGGGCCCGTCCCGCTGGTCGACGTGCTGCGCGCCGCCGTCAGCGAGATCGAGCGGTACGAGCGGGTCACCATCCAGTCCCTGCCGCCGCACGCCCAGATCGCCGGCTTCGCCGCGGACGACCTGAGCCACCTCATCGCCGAACTCCTGGAGAACGCCACCTCCTTCTCGCCGCCCGACGCCGAGGTCCAGCTCTCCGGCTGGCTTCTGGAGTCCGGCGAGGTGATGCTCTCCGTGCAGGACACGGGCATCGGCATGACCGCCTCCCGGCTCGCCGAGCTCAACGCGCGGCTGGCCGAGGCCGACCCCGCCGCCTTCGAGGGCGAGGGCCTCGGCATGCGGGTCATCGCCCTGCTCGCCGCCCGCCACGGCGTCCGCGTCGAGCTGCGCGAGCAGCAGCAGGGCGGCACGGCGGCCGTGGTGGTCCTGCCGCAGCCCCTGCTCCCCACCGCCCTGCCGGCCACCGTCACGGAGCCCGTACGGGTGGCGGGTGCGGCTCCCACGCTCCACCTGCCCGGCTCGGTCGCGGAGGCCAACTCCAACACGCTGCCGTCCCGGAACCGCGACCCCCTCGTGGAGGCGGCGGAGCGGGCGTTCCTGGCGGCGGAGGTGACGGCGGCGAGGGAACAGCGGGAGCAGGAGCCGACGGAGGAGCCCGCGCGGGAGCCGGAGGAGCCGACGCGCGAGCCGGAGGCGCAGGCGGCGTACGAGCCCGAGCCGCAGGAGCGATCGTACGAGCCCAGGCCCACCGACGACGAGCCCGAGCCCGCGTACGACGAGCCCGCGCCCGCGTACGACGAGCCCGAGCCCGCGTACGACGAGCCCGAGTTCATCCACGACGGCCCCGCGCCCCATGACGAGCCCGCCCCCCTCGGCCAGAGCGTCTCCGAGACCACGCTCCAGGTCCGGCTGCCCGACCCGCCGCCGGAGCCGGACGCCCACGAGCGCGCAGCCGACGAGAAGCCGCAGGCTCCCACCGCCCCCGAGCCGGTCGTCGACCCGCCGGTTCCCGGGCCGCGTACCCCGCAGGGGGAGCGCGTCACCGACAAGGGCCTGCCCAAGCGCACCCCGCAGGTGGTCCGCCCCGCCGGGCCCGCCACCACGACCCCCCGTCAGGGCGGTGTGGACGCGGAGGCCCTGCGCCGCCGCCTCGGCGGCTTCCACCAGGGCGCCAAGGCCGGGCGCCGTGACGTGGAGGCGGAGATGGAAACGGCGCGGATAGATGACGTAAGGACTGCACGTACAGAGGAGATGACGGGGGACACAGTCGAGGAGGCACGCAGTTGA
- a CDS encoding MarR family transcriptional regulator, whose protein sequence is MFLALERELAVFLRRARAQSGEMAREVHPELEPAAYGLFVRLDDAGPQRATELAGYFGVGKATMSRQLRALEDLGLVARDPDPADGRASLVRLTEEGRDRFRSVRDARRERYVRKLADWDRAEVAELARLLNHFNVRFEG, encoded by the coding sequence GTGTTTCTTGCGCTCGAGCGTGAGCTCGCCGTCTTCCTGCGTCGTGCCCGTGCCCAGTCCGGCGAGATGGCCCGTGAGGTCCATCCCGAACTGGAGCCCGCGGCCTACGGACTGTTCGTGCGGCTCGACGACGCCGGTCCCCAGCGGGCCACCGAGCTCGCCGGGTACTTCGGGGTCGGCAAGGCGACCATGAGCCGGCAGCTCCGGGCCCTCGAAGACCTCGGGCTCGTCGCCCGCGACCCCGACCCCGCCGACGGCCGCGCCTCGCTGGTCCGGCTCACCGAGGAGGGCCGGGACCGCTTCCGGAGCGTCCGGGACGCGCGGCGCGAGCGGTACGTCCGCAAGCTCGCCGACTGGGACCGTGCCGAGGTCGCCGAACTCGCCCGCCTCCTGAACCACTTCAACGTCAGATTCGAGGGCTGA
- a CDS encoding DUF742 domain-containing protein: MTSLSSGFPAHRLPVRGDGRRPARVRPYSLTGGRTRFGHVLLVETFVAALEAPAVRKLLTDGGPGARGLMPEMRAIVEICRRMRTVAEISALLKMPLGVVRVLLSDLADQGKIRVYGTGHGTGQPDRALLERVLSGLRRL; encoded by the coding sequence GTGACGTCACTGTCCTCGGGGTTTCCCGCCCACCGGCTGCCCGTACGAGGGGACGGCCGCCGCCCCGCGCGCGTACGCCCGTACTCGCTGACCGGCGGGCGTACCCGCTTCGGCCATGTCCTGCTCGTCGAGACCTTCGTGGCGGCGCTCGAAGCGCCCGCCGTGCGCAAGCTCCTGACGGACGGCGGGCCGGGCGCCCGCGGTCTGATGCCGGAGATGCGGGCCATCGTCGAGATCTGCCGCCGGATGCGGACGGTCGCGGAGATCTCGGCGCTTCTGAAGATGCCGTTGGGGGTCGTCCGGGTGCTCCTCAGCGACCTGGCCGACCAGGGAAAGATCCGTGTGTACGGGACCGGTCACGGCACCGGCCAGCCCGACCGCGCGCTCCTCGAAAGGGTGCTGAGTGGACTCCGTCGTCTCTGA
- a CDS encoding ATP/GTP-binding protein yields MDSVVSDASAVSDADTASPAVPGIPAQLQAPEADLFQRDTTASAATGQDAATRDAATDAAAPGTEDGAQDWQLDHTRAPIATKIVVAGGFGVGKTTFVRAVSEITPLQTEALMTRASEDTDDLTATPDKLTTTVAMDFGRITLDNDLVLYVFGTPGQQRFWFMWDDLVRGAIGAIVLADTRRLTDCFPALDYFESYGLPYIVAVNHFEGTELFEADDVREALTVPAHVPVVIMDARKRYSVVESLLAMVAHALEHTPE; encoded by the coding sequence GTGGACTCCGTCGTCTCTGACGCCTCCGCCGTCTCCGATGCCGACACCGCGTCACCGGCGGTGCCGGGCATACCCGCGCAGCTCCAGGCCCCCGAGGCCGACCTGTTCCAGCGAGATACGACCGCGTCGGCCGCGACCGGTCAGGACGCCGCCACCCGGGACGCGGCCACGGACGCCGCTGCCCCCGGCACCGAGGACGGCGCGCAGGACTGGCAGCTCGACCACACCCGCGCCCCGATCGCGACGAAGATCGTCGTCGCGGGCGGCTTCGGCGTCGGCAAGACCACCTTCGTGCGCGCGGTCTCGGAGATCACCCCGCTCCAGACCGAGGCGCTGATGACCCGGGCGAGCGAGGACACCGACGACCTCACCGCCACGCCGGACAAGCTCACCACCACGGTGGCGATGGACTTCGGCCGGATCACCCTCGACAACGACCTGGTGCTGTACGTCTTCGGTACGCCGGGACAGCAGCGCTTCTGGTTCATGTGGGACGACCTGGTGCGCGGGGCGATCGGCGCGATCGTGCTGGCCGACACGCGGCGGCTCACGGACTGCTTCCCCGCCCTCGACTACTTCGAGAGCTACGGGCTGCCGTACATCGTGGCCGTCAACCACTTCGAGGGCACTGAGCTGTTCGAGGCGGACGACGTCAGGGAGGCGTTGACCGTGCCCGCGCACGTACCCGTGGTGATCATGGACGCGCGCAAGCGGTACAGCGTCGTCGAGAGCCTGCTCGCGATGGTCGCGCACGCGCTCGAGCACACCCCCGAATAG
- a CDS encoding lytic polysaccharide monooxygenase: protein MQSTRRTAAGVAALSAAAALVTLTPTPASAHGAVFNPVSRVAACYAEGPETPKSQVCKDLVADSGTQPLYDWNEVNIANAAGQHQALIPDGKLCSANREKYRALDWARTDWPATAVAAGGFDFKVRVTAAHSGTMTVYITKPGFDPTQPLKWSDLDATPVAVHHTTRTATDGFYTFTGNLPARTGRHIVYKVWQRNDSPEAFYSCSDVTFGGTAAQAATTTVQAPTEAKIAAGASQSTVSHAGHGGDEQAPALSAETAETPASPLPMALAGAGALAAFGAGSLLLGRRRNSSAS, encoded by the coding sequence ATGCAGTCCACCCGCCGCACCGCCGCCGGCGTCGCCGCCCTGTCCGCAGCCGCGGCCCTGGTCACCCTCACCCCCACCCCCGCCAGTGCCCACGGAGCCGTCTTCAACCCCGTGAGCCGCGTCGCCGCCTGTTACGCGGAGGGCCCCGAGACCCCCAAGTCGCAGGTGTGCAAGGACCTCGTCGCCGACTCCGGCACCCAGCCGCTCTACGACTGGAACGAGGTCAACATCGCCAACGCCGCCGGGCAGCACCAGGCCCTCATCCCGGACGGCAAGCTCTGCTCGGCGAACCGCGAGAAGTACCGGGCGCTCGACTGGGCGCGCACCGACTGGCCGGCGACGGCGGTCGCGGCGGGCGGCTTCGACTTCAAGGTCCGGGTGACGGCCGCCCACTCCGGCACCATGACCGTCTACATCACCAAGCCGGGCTTCGACCCCACGCAGCCGCTGAAGTGGTCGGACCTGGACGCGACCCCCGTCGCCGTCCACCACACCACCCGCACGGCCACCGACGGCTTCTACACCTTCACGGGGAACCTCCCCGCCCGCACCGGCCGCCACATCGTCTACAAGGTGTGGCAGCGCAACGACAGCCCCGAGGCCTTCTACAGCTGCTCGGACGTCACCTTCGGCGGTACGGCCGCACAGGCGGCCACGACGACGGTGCAGGCCCCGACCGAGGCGAAGATCGCGGCGGGCGCGTCGCAGTCCACCGTGAGCCACGCGGGTCACGGCGGCGACGAGCAGGCCCCGGCCCTCTCCGCCGAGACGGCCGAGACCCCCGCCTCGCCGCTGCCCATGGCCCTCGCGGGCGCGGGCGCCCTCGCCGCCTTCGGCGCGGGCAGCCTGCTCCTGGGCCGCCGCCGGAACTCGTCGGCCTCCTAG
- a CDS encoding roadblock/LC7 domain-containing protein, producing MTATGTFGLSTEARNLQWLLGNLVEEVPGVHSVAVVSSDGLMLLSSDPAAQQSTTAAAEAGRPNGPRGSSADLATIVSGIGSLTIGAARLMDGGGVKQTMVAMEEGSVFVMSISDGSLLGVHATPDCDMSVVAYHMALFVGRAGHVLTPEVRSELRKSMESTQ from the coding sequence TTGACCGCGACGGGAACGTTCGGACTGAGCACGGAAGCCCGCAACCTGCAATGGCTGCTGGGGAATCTGGTGGAGGAGGTGCCCGGGGTCCACTCGGTGGCCGTCGTCTCCTCCGACGGCCTGATGCTGCTCTCGTCCGACCCGGCCGCCCAGCAGAGCACGACGGCCGCCGCCGAAGCCGGCCGTCCGAACGGGCCGCGCGGCTCCAGCGCCGACCTGGCCACCATCGTCTCCGGCATCGGCAGCCTGACCATCGGCGCCGCGCGCCTGATGGACGGCGGCGGGGTCAAGCAGACCATGGTGGCGATGGAGGAGGGCAGCGTCTTCGTGATGTCGATCAGCGACGGCTCGCTGCTCGGCGTGCACGCCACGCCCGACTGCGACATGAGCGTGGTGGCCTACCACATGGCGCTCTTCGTGGGCCGCGCCGGTCACGTACTCACCCCCGAAGTCCGCAGCGAGCTGCGCAAATCGATGGAGAGCACCCAGTGA
- a CDS encoding protein phosphatase 2C domain-containing protein: MRSDVATLPGSPERPNEDWVAAVQPASGGGGTVVLLDGVTPPAGDDGCVHTVPWFTARLGGALTELSASRRDMPLPEILSQAIRRTADAHRDTCDLSHARTPQATVVLARWDETSVEHLVLSDSVLLLESPDGAVRAVLDDRLDRVPDEILRSLAATDRLRNQEGGFFTAAADPAVAGRAVTGTSPRAEVRALAALTDGASRWVELFGEGDWTDCFGVLREEGTLGLLHRVRALEEAAESAGGTRRGKPHDDATAVLVELGGR; encoded by the coding sequence ATGCGCAGCGACGTCGCCACTCTCCCCGGCAGCCCCGAACGCCCCAACGAGGACTGGGTGGCCGCCGTCCAGCCCGCCTCGGGCGGCGGGGGAACCGTCGTCCTCCTCGACGGCGTGACACCACCGGCCGGTGATGACGGTTGCGTGCACACGGTGCCGTGGTTCACCGCGCGCCTCGGCGGGGCTTTGACCGAACTGTCCGCTTCCCGGCGGGACATGCCCTTGCCCGAGATCCTGTCGCAGGCAATCCGGCGCACCGCGGACGCCCATCGGGACACCTGTGACCTTTCTCACGCCCGTACGCCTCAGGCGACCGTCGTGCTCGCCCGTTGGGACGAGACCTCGGTCGAACACCTCGTCCTCTCCGACTCCGTACTCCTCCTGGAGTCGCCGGACGGGGCCGTACGGGCCGTGCTCGACGACCGGCTCGACCGCGTCCCCGACGAGATCCTGCGGTCGCTCGCGGCGACGGACCGGCTCCGGAACCAGGAGGGCGGCTTCTTCACGGCGGCGGCCGACCCGGCGGTCGCCGGGCGGGCCGTGACGGGAACGAGCCCGCGCGCGGAGGTACGGGCCCTGGCGGCGCTCACGGACGGGGCGAGCCGCTGGGTCGAGCTGTTCGGCGAGGGCGACTGGACGGACTGCTTCGGCGTCCTGCGCGAGGAGGGCACGCTCGGGCTGCTCCACCGCGTGCGCGCCCTGGAGGAGGCGGCCGAGTCGGCCGGCGGGACGCGGCGGGGGAAGCCGCACGACGACGCGACGGCGGTACTGGTGGAGCTGGGGGGCCGCTGA
- a CDS encoding DUF6584 family protein, which translates to MSPLNTLARVDADLASGRVPMARQRLRGLVSSFPCDLMLRRRLAEVYRLYGDAAEAGRWMYLEADRDEEETAAFEARYGTPGWRMKALAWRGPEASAATRFAEEQLVAVRTACAEWLGRPVAWDDDPESYVEDPDEESAPEPGGSTLSGVIVGAGALAGIVVMSGIWVLGIISLFS; encoded by the coding sequence ATGTCCCCGTTGAACACCCTCGCCCGCGTCGACGCCGACCTCGCCTCCGGGCGGGTGCCCATGGCGCGGCAGCGGCTGCGCGGGCTGGTCTCCTCGTTCCCGTGCGACCTGATGCTGCGGCGTCGGCTCGCCGAGGTGTACCGGCTGTACGGGGACGCGGCCGAGGCCGGGCGCTGGATGTACCTCGAAGCGGACCGGGACGAGGAGGAGACCGCCGCCTTCGAGGCGCGCTACGGGACTCCCGGGTGGCGGATGAAGGCCCTCGCCTGGCGCGGGCCCGAGGCGTCGGCGGCGACCCGCTTCGCCGAGGAGCAGCTCGTGGCGGTGCGCACGGCCTGCGCCGAGTGGCTCGGGCGGCCCGTCGCCTGGGACGACGACCCGGAGTCCTATGTCGAGGACCCGGACGAGGAGAGCGCACCCGAGCCGGGAGGCTCGACGCTCTCCGGGGTGATCGTGGGCGCCGGAGCCCTCGCGGGAATCGTCGTCATGTCGGGCATCTGGGTGCTCGGGATCATCTCCCTCTTCTCGTAG